The Couchioplanes caeruleus sequence GTACCCGAATCTGTCGTACTTCCTGTTCGGTCCCCGTGACCGCGGCGGCCAGCGCGGCACCTCGGAGCAGTTTGCGGCGTCCTTCGCCCTGCTGGCGCGCCTCACCGGCCTGCCGTCGCGGGTGGTCGTCGGCTTCGACGCACCGAAGGCGGGCGGCCCGGTGACCGGCGGCGACGCGATCGCCTGGCCGGAGGTGCTCTTCGACGACCTGGGCTGGGTGGCGTTCGACCCCCTGCCCAAGAGCGACGACCCACCCCGCCCGGTCGAGGACGACTTCACGCCCAAACCCTCGCCTCCGCCACCCGCCTCGGAACCGCCGCCGGCGACGGACCTCCCGAGCTCCTCGGCGCCGCCGGCGGTGGCCGCTCCTCCGGCCCGCACCGGCGGCGGGCCGTCCCGGGTCCTGGTGGCCTCGGGTACGAGCGGAGCGACACTGCTGGTCCTCGCCGCGGCCGCCGCCACACTGCTGTCGATGCGCCGGAGCCTGCGCCGCCGCCGCTTGTCCACCGGCGGCGCGGCGGAGCGGATCACCGGCGCCTGGTTCGAGTTCACCGACGCGCTCAGGTTGGCCGGCAGCCCGGTACCCACCCACCTGGCCGCCACCGAGGCGGCAGCCTTCGCCGCCAACGCCTTCCCTTCGCGGGCGACGGCCCCGGACACCGCCGAGACCCGGGACGCCTCACATGAGGAGGCCTCGGCCGAGGCGCCGCCCCTGCGCCGCGCCGCGCCCTCGGCGGACGCCGGCCTGCCGCCGCTGGATGCGCTGGTCACGGCCGTCAACACGGTGGCCTTCGCCCCCGCGTCGGCGACGGACGACCAGGCGCAGCGCGCCGGCGGCCAAGCGGTCGCCTACGCCACCGCCCTGCGGCAGCGCCGATCCTGGTGGCGGCGCGCGTGGTGGAGCCTGCACCCGGGCCCGCTGCGCTGGCACCCACCCCGCCGCTGACCGGTCCCCGGCGTAAGCCCGCCGACCGCGGGTAGGAATTGAGCATGAGACTCGGCCTCCGGCTCACCACCGCCTCCGCGCTGGCGATCGGCGTGCTCGTGCCGTTCGCCCTGCTCGCCGCGCTCGTGGCGGGCGGCTGGGCACCGCTGCACGAGGCGGACGCCGGCCTCACCGACACGCTGCACAGGTGGGCGCTGGAACATCCCGGCTGGACCGGCGCCACGGCCTGGTGGACCACCGTCTTCGCCCCCTTTCCCCTCCGGTTCGCCGCCCTGTTCCTGGTGATCTGGCTCCTCCGCCGGCATGCCCGGCAGACGGCGCTCTGGGTGGTGACCACCATGGCGGTCGGCGGCCTGCTCGGGGCCCTGCTGAAACTGCTCTTCGGCCGGCATCGTCCCGACCTGCTCGACCCGGTCGCACGGGCGACCGGTTTCTCGTTCCCCTCCGGCCACGCCCTCAACGCGACCCTCGCCGCCGGGGTCTTCGTTCTGGTCCTGCTCCCGGTGGTACGCCACCGCCGCCTGCTCTGGGCCGGCGCCATCCTGGTGGCGGCCCTGACCGGGATCAGCCGGATCATCCTCGGCGTGCACTACGCCAGCGACGTCATCGCCGGCTGGCTCCTCGGCGTAGCACTCCTGGCCGCAACGACGATGGCCTTCACCCGTCGCGGCCTCGGGTCCATCGTGGACCGGGGACTCACCCCCGACGACGCAGAGCAGAGGCCCGAGACGTCGAAGCACAGGTCGGTGGACCAGGGACTCGCTTCCCACACGCCGCAGAGGCCCGAGACGTCGAAGCGCAGCTCGGTGGACCAGGGACTCGCTTCTCCCACGCCGCAGAGGGCCGAGACGTCGATGCTCGGGTCGCCGGTCCGCCCAGAGCCCGCGTGCTCCGACGGCGGGCCGCGGAGCCGAGAAGACCTGCGGCCGCGCGGTGGCCCGAGCGGAAGCGGAAGGTAGGCTGTCCTAACTTCGAGAGCGGGGTGGGACGTGGCGGAACCGGAGTCGCTGGCCGAGGTGCTGGGCGGGCGCCGGGCCGCCCTCGACGCGACCGTGCCGCCCGTCGTGTTCGTCGGTGGCTGGCTGGCCGGGGGACGCTCGATCTGGGTCGGTGCGGGGGCCGCTCTGGTGGCTGCCCTGGTCGTCGCCGGGATGCGGCTGCGGCAGGGCGACCGTCCGCGGGCCGTGCTCGTCGGGTTGCTCGGCGTGTGCGTCGCGGCGCTGGTCGCCTTGCGGACCGGACGGGCCGAGGATTTCTTCCTGCTGCAGATCGTCAGCAATGCCGCGAGCGCTTTGCTGTGGGCGGTCAGCATCGTGATCCGGTGGCCGCTGCTGGGTCTGGTCGTCGGGGCGGTGCTCGGGCAGAAGACGCGGTGGCGGCGCGATCCTGACCTGCTCCGGGCGTACGGACGCGGCAGTTGGATCTGGGTCTTGCAGTATGTCGTGCGGCTAGCGGTCTTCGTGCCGCTGTGGGCCGCCCATGCCGTGGTGGCGCTCGGGGTCGCGCGGGCCGTGCTGACCTGGCCGCTGGTCGCCGCGTGTCTGGCGGTGAGCTGGTGGGTGATCCGGCGCAGCCTGCCCGGCGACCATCCGGGGCTGCGGCATCCGCGGACCGGCGAACCCGCGACCGCCACCGTTGCGGACCGGGAAGCGCCGGGCGGGTCAGCTCCGGCCGGTGCTGACCATCTCGGGTGAGTCGATGTCGCCGCCGAAGCCCTCGCGGTGCATCGTGCCCCACACCGCCGTGCGGCCACGCCAGGCGCCGAGGACGCCGGCGACCTGCCAGAAGGCGAGCAGTTGGCGGTAGCCGAAGTTCTCCAGGACGGCCGCCAGCTCGACGAACCACCACGACCTCGTAGCGCGGGTAGCGCAGCGCGGTCATCGCCCGGACCGCGGCGACGATGCCGGCGCCCTCGTTGTGCGCGGGGACGATCACCGACACCGGCACGGTCCGCGGGGCTGCGGAACATCGTCGGCGCCGGCGAACGGGATGCGCCGTAGATGCCTGCCGAACTCGAGGCCGGCCAGCGCGATCAGCACCAGGTAGCTGCTGTTGAGTGCGATGAAGTACCCGAAGATCGCCAGGTCGGTGTAGCGCAGCGCCTCGCGCACCACCTCCGTCACCGTGCGGCTCCGACCCGCTCGTCGCTGCGCACCTCGGCGAGCGCGAGCGCCTCCTCGGCGTGCGAGGCCGCCGCCGACCGCTGGTCGTGCGCGCCCATCCCCGCGGCCTGGGCCGCCGCCCGGTCTGCCGCGATGACGTCGCGCTGGGCTTCGAGGCCGGCGGGGCCGCTGCGGCGCAGCGCGTGCGCGGCCTCGTGGGCGACCTGGAACGCATCGTCGCCTAGCAGGTTCACCAGCGGCCTCGCCGCGGAGCTTGCCGAGCAGCGCCAGGGCGTGCGGTTCGGCGGCACGCCAAGCGTCGTCGGGGATGGCCACGAGCTCGTCGCCGCCCTCCTCGCCGTTGTCGGCCACGAAGGCGAGCAGCGCCTTGCGGGGCGGGGGGGGCGAGCCGGGCGCGCTTCTACTGGCGTACGCGGCGGGTCACGCGCACGACGATGATGCCGGCGGCGGTCACGGCGACCACGGCGGCGAGGATCGCGATGACGACCGTGAACAGGCCCAGCATCACCGGGCCACCCGCGCGAGCGCGGCCTCCACGCGTTCCAGCAGTTCCCGCGGGCTGAACGGCTTCACGACATAGTCGGTGGCGCCGGCCGCGTACCCCTGCTCGAGGTCCTGGGGCCGCGAGCGGGCGGTCAGCATGATGATCGGTACGTCGGCGGTCAGCGGCCCGGCGCGCAGCTCGCGGCAGACCTCGATGCCCGACATGCACGGCATGCGGACGTCGAGCAGGACCAGGTCCGGCGGCTGCGCCCGGACCGCGCGGAGCGCGGAGACCCCGTCGGCCACGGCGACGACGTCCAAGCCCCCTTTTCCGAGTTTGTGCGACACCAGATGCCGGATGTCCGGGTCGTCCTCGACGAGGAGAATGGTGCTCATCGCCCCCCCCCCCCGGATCGTCGGACCGGCCCCTCACCTGCCCAACATATCCGTTATGTGAGCTTCCCTCGCCGCGAACGGGAGCAAAGCGGCAACCGCCCGCGCCGCCTCTCAATCGCGTTCCGGCGGCTCCGATAGAGGCAACGTGACGTTCACCAGGTGGATGCGGGCGGCCGGCCCGCGCGGCACCGCCCTCGCCGCCGCGACGCTCGCCCTCGGGCTGGGCACCGGCGCGGCCGCCACCGCCGGAATCGCCACCGCCGAACGCGACGCCACGACCGCGGCGCTCACCCTGCGCAGCGCCGGCGTGCACGCCGCCCTCGACACCGCTTTCCAACGGTACGCCGACACGGTGCACGACATCGCCGCGGCCGCCGCCACCCAGCCCGCCGCCACCCTGTCGCCCACCGTCGCGCGCATCGCCGGCGCCCGGCTCGCCGGAGCGCACCAGGTCGTGGTCACCGACGCGGCCGGCGGCATCCTGGCCCAGCACACCGTCGACGGCAGCACGCCGCCCCCGCGCACCGCGCTCGACCCGGAGCCGCGCCTGGCCGAGACCATGCGCCTCGCCGGGAGAACGGCCGCCTCGTCGCCGGGCCGGTGCACGTCCTGCCCGCCGACCGCGGCCTGCCGGCGGCCGGACGGCCCGCCGCGTTCGATCTGGTCGCGCCCGTGTACGGCACCGGGTTCCGCGGCTGGATCGTGGTCGCCGTCCGCGCACCCGAGCTGCTCCGGGAGTCGCTGCGCACGGCGGACGTCACCGGCGTGACCGCCGTCGTCACCGGGACCGCCACCGACGGCCGCTCACACGAGATCGCCCGGTGGACCGGGGACGGCGGCCCGGTGGGCAGCCTCCGGGACACCGTCGACGTGGAAGTCGCCGGGACCGTGTGGCACGTGCTCGTCCGCCCGACGGCCGCACTGGCCGGCACCGGGCGTACGGTCGCGGCGCCGCTGACCATGCTCGGCGCGGTCGTCGTCAGCCTGCTGGCCGCCGCGGGACTGCTCGCCGCCGAGGCGGGTCGCAACCGGGCCGCGGCGCGCGCCCGGCGCGAGGCCGCCGACGCCCGCACGGCCGAAGGTCGGGAGCGCGCGGCGAACGACCGGGCCCGCGCGGCGAACGACGAGGCCCGCGCGGCGCGCGACCAGCTCCTGGCCGCCGAGGATGCGGTGCGGGAGCGGGAGGCGGAGTTGTCCGGCTTCGCGACCGCGGCCGGCGAGCGTCTACACGCCCCGCTGCACACGATCGCGAGCGTCACCGAGATGCTCGTGGAGGACGCCGCCGCGCAGCTCGACCAGGCTTCGCGCGAACCCAACCCCGGCGGCGGCAGCATCTTCTGGTTCACGGTCGCCGCCGCGACCACCGCTCCCGCCCCGGAGACGGAGCTCTTCGCCGCCGACCTCGCCTGAGGCGTCGACGTCGCCGCGAAATATGATCTTGAAATGTTCGTGGTGACACTGACCTACCGCACCGACCTCACCCAGATCGACGAAGCGCTTCAAGATCACGTCGCCTGGCTGGATCAGCAGTATGCGGACGGGGTGTTCATCGCCTCCGGCCCTCGGGTGCCCCGGGTCGGCGGCGTGATCCTGGCCCGGAACCTCTCCCGGGAAGACCTCGAGCGCAGGCTCGCGACGGATCCTTTCCACCAGCGCGGCCTCGCCGACTATGCGGTGACGGAGTTCGTTCCCGCCCGCACGGCCGAAGGGTTCGCACATCTGAAGTAGGCACCGGCCGCATCTTGTGATTCACGGCCCGCGCGGCGCCCGGGAGGTCAGCCGGCGCCGGAACGCGCTGTGGATCACGTACCTGTCGCGGCTGTCGGCCATCGGGACGTCTCTCCGTTGCGGTTGTCGCGAGGGCGGCAGGACGCGCGACAGAGTAGCCATCGCCGTCCACCCACGACCGTGTCGCCATCAGCGGCGGCGGGTCACCAGGGCGGTGAGGACGCCGGCGAGGAGGCCCCAGAAGGCCGAGCCGATGCCGAGCAGGCTCACCCCGGACGCCGTGGCCAGGAACGTCACCAGGGCCGGCTCGCGCCAGCGCTCGTCGGTCAGGGCGGACGCGAGGGAGCCGCCGATGGTGCCGAGCAGGCCCAGCCCGGCGATGGCCAGCACGAGGACCGCGGGCAGCGCGGTGAGCAGGGCCGCGACCGTGGCCCCGAAGAGGCCGACGACCAGGTAGAAGGCTCCGGCCCAGACCGACGCCAGGTAGCGCTGCCGGCGGTCCGGGTGGGCCTGCTCCCCCGTGCAGATCGCCGCGGTGATCGCGGCCAGGTTGAGGCCGAAGCAGCCGAACGGGGCCAGCAGCGTGTTGACCGCGCCGGTCCAGCCGATCAACGGCGAGACGGGTACCTGATAACCGGCGTTGCGCAGGACCGCGACGCCGGGCAGGTTCTGCGAGGCCATGGTGACCACGAACAGCGGCAGCCCGACGCTGACGATCATCTGGGCGTCGAACGCGGGCATGGTGAAGACGGGTTCGGCGAGGGCTATGCGTACGGCGCCCGGATGCAGCGAGCCGTCGAGGGTCGCCGCCACCACGCCGACGGCGAGCGCCACCAGCACCGCGTACCGGGGCAGCCAGCGGCGGCTCGCCAGGTACGCGAGGAACATGGGCAGCACCACGAGCAGGTCGTCGTCGAGGGCCCCGAACAGCCCGGTGCCGAACTGGACCAGCACCCCGGCGAGCAGTCCGGAGGCCAGCGGCACCGGCACCCGGTCCATCACCCGTTCGAACCAGCCGGTCAGACCGCTGAGGGTGATCAGCAGCGCGGAGACGAGGAAGGCCCCGACCGCCTGCGGCATCGTGGCCCCGTCCAGGCCGGTCGCCATCAGGGCGGCGCCGGGGGTCGACCAGGCGGTGACCACCGGGGCCCGGTAGCGCAGCGACAGGCCGATGCAGGTGACGCCCATGCCGACGCCGAGCGCGAGCATCCACGAGGCGATCTGCCCGGGAGTG is a genomic window containing:
- a CDS encoding response regulator transcription factor; amino-acid sequence: MSTILLVEDDPDIRHLVSHKLGKGGLDVVAVADGVSALRAVRAQPPDLVLLDVRMPCMSGIEVCRELRAGPLTADVPIIMLTARSRPQDLEQGYAAGATDYVVKPFSPRELLERVEAALARVAR
- a CDS encoding YciI family protein — its product is MFVVTLTYRTDLTQIDEALQDHVAWLDQQYADGVFIASGPRVPRVGGVILARNLSREDLERRLATDPFHQRGLADYAVTEFVPARTAEGFAHLK
- a CDS encoding phosphatase PAP2 family protein — translated: MRLGLRLTTASALAIGVLVPFALLAALVAGGWAPLHEADAGLTDTLHRWALEHPGWTGATAWWTTVFAPFPLRFAALFLVIWLLRRHARQTALWVVTTMAVGGLLGALLKLLFGRHRPDLLDPVARATGFSFPSGHALNATLAAGVFVLVLLPVVRHRRLLWAGAILVAALTGISRIILGVHYASDVIAGWLLGVALLAATTMAFTRRGLGSIVDRGLTPDDAEQRPETSKHRSVDQGLASHTPQRPETSKRSSVDQGLASPTPQRAETSMLGSPVRPEPACSDGGPRSREDLRPRGGPSGSGR
- a CDS encoding benzoate/H(+) symporter BenE family transporter; its protein translation is MPPPRLPTADLARAAGRVMAPSAVTAGLVAVLVGVTSSAAIVFTAAEAAGGTPGQIASWMLALGVGMGVTCIGLSLRYRAPVVTAWSTPGAALMATGLDGATMPQAVGAFLVSALLITLSGLTGWFERVMDRVPVPLASGLLAGVLVQFGTGLFGALDDDLLVVLPMFLAYLASRRWLPRYAVLVALAVGVVAATLDGSLHPGAVRIALAEPVFTMPAFDAQMIVSVGLPLFVVTMASQNLPGVAVLRNAGYQVPVSPLIGWTGAVNTLLAPFGCFGLNLAAITAAICTGEQAHPDRRQRYLASVWAGAFYLVVGLFGATVAALLTALPAVLVLAIAGLGLLGTIGGSLASALTDERWREPALVTFLATASGVSLLGIGSAFWGLLAGVLTALVTRRR
- a CDS encoding DUF3159 domain-containing protein, whose product is MAEPESLAEVLGGRRAALDATVPPVVFVGGWLAGGRSIWVGAGAALVAALVVAGMRLRQGDRPRAVLVGLLGVCVAALVALRTGRAEDFFLLQIVSNAASALLWAVSIVIRWPLLGLVVGAVLGQKTRWRRDPDLLRAYGRGSWIWVLQYVVRLAVFVPLWAAHAVVALGVARAVLTWPLVAACLAVSWWVIRRSLPGDHPGLRHPRTGEPATATVADREAPGGSAPAGADHLG